A part of Acipenser ruthenus chromosome 12, fAciRut3.2 maternal haplotype, whole genome shotgun sequence genomic DNA contains:
- the LOC117417118 gene encoding ubiquitin carboxyl-terminal hydrolase 33-like isoform X2, whose amino-acid sequence MSPIGNDCPHLESVGEITKEELIQKSHGKCQDCKVGGPNLWACLENGCAYVGCGESHADHSTVHSQDTRHNLTVNLTTLRVWCYACGKEVFLERKLGPRSPASSTKPHTLIQNHVQDTKVPGSPALKLPQAAVFDDLDTEMEEDEFRTRGSRISFPLGLTGLKNIGNTCYMNAALQALSNCPPLTQFFVDCGGLVRTDKKPALCKSYQKLVSDIWHKNRPGYVVPTNLFQGIKAVNPMFRGYSQQDSQEFLRCLMDQLHEELKEGQGELDEGPPAISMDENMEEDKSQSDNDFQSCESCGSSDKAESETNVKLLTEGAVEAEMLISDEVKNHVNNKDWQKEKNLINKLYRASSSEDLDKDIDTAAEATPIISNQGTVKVQIQSRLSDCFPDVHVNSSSRPHSPLPNEGIHSKLSSSPPKSTSVWPSSHKKGAPFSSPKKTTQKKYRSVISDVFDGTIVSSVQCLTCDRVSVILETFQDISLPIPGKEDLAKLHSSTHQTSLAKAGSCGEAYAPQGWVSFVMEYIKRFVVSCSPSWFWGPVVTLQDCLAAFFARDELKGDNMYSCEKCKKLRNGVKFCKVQSLPEILCIHLKRFRHELMFSTKIGTHVSFPLEGLDLQPFLAKDCAAQTTSYDLLSVICHHGTASSGHYIAYCRNDLNSQWYEFDDQSVTEVSESSVQNAEAYVLFYKKSNEEAQKERRKVSSLLNMMEPSLLQFYISRQWLNKFKTFAEPGPISNNDFLCAHGGVPPHKSAYIEDIVLMLPQNVWDHLYSRYGGGPAVNHLYVCHTCQSEIEKLEKRRKIELDMFVRLNKAFQEEEAPAVIYCISMHWFREWEGFVKGKDNEPPGPVDNTKIAVNKSGHIALKQGADSGQISEETWNFLHSIYGGGPEVTLRPNIAHQESETSQAEEKIEMETRAM is encoded by the exons GACACCCGGCATAACCTGACTGTGAATCTCACCACTCTGCGAGTCTGGTGCTACGCCTGTGGAAAAGAGGTGTTTCTGGAGAGAAAGCTTGGACCCCGCTCCCCGGCATCATCCACTAAACCACACACACTGATTCAAAATCATGTGCAG GATACCAAAGTCCCTGGGAGCCCAGCACTGAAGCTCCCTCAGGCAGCTGTCTTTGATGACCTAGATACTGAGATGGAAGAAGATGAATTCAGAACAAGAGGTAGTCGCATATCATTTCCACTTg GTCTCACTGGATTGAAGAACATTGGGAACACGTGTTATATGAACGCAGCTCTCCAGGCACTTTCAAACTG CCCGCCTTTGACCCAGTTTTTTGTGGACTGCGGTGGTTTGGTGCGCACTGACAAGAAGCCAGCTCTGTGTAAGAGCTATCAGAAGCTGGTTTCAGACATCTGGCACAAGAACAG ACCTGGATATGTTGTTCCAACTAACTTGTTCCAAGGAATAAAGGCAGTTAATCCAATGTTTCGTGGATATTCACAGCAG GACTCACAGGAATTTCTGCGCTGTCTGATGGACCAGCTTCACGAGGAGCTGAAGGAGGGCCAGGGGGAGCTGGACGAGGGACCTCCGGCCATCAGCATGGACGAGAACATGGAGGAGGACAAAAGCCAGTCCGACAACGACTTCCAGTCCTGTGAGTCGTGCGGGAGCAGCGACAAGGCCGAGAGTGAGACCAATGTCAAGCTGCTCACAGAAGGGGCCGTTGAGGCTGAGATGCTCATCTCCGATGAGGTGAAGAACCACGTGAATAATAAAGACTGGCAGAAAGAGAAGAACCTCATTAACAAGCTGTACCGAGCCAGCTCGTCCGAGGACTTGGATAAAGACATTGACACGGCGGCTGAAGCCACCCCCATCATCAGCAACCAGGGAACCGTCAAAGTGCAGATACAGAGCAGGCTGTCAG acTGTTTCCCTGATGTGCACGTAAACAGTTCCTCAAGGCCCCACAGCCCCTTGCCCAATGAAGGAATCCATTCTAAACTTTCCAGTAGCCCCCCGAAATCTACTTCTGTCTGGCCATCTTCACACAAGAAAG GTGCACCATTTTCCTCTCCGAAGAAGACGACGCAGAAAAAGTACAGGAGTGTAATTTCTGATGTGTTTGACGGCACTATCGTCAGCTCAGTGCAGTGTCTGACCTGCGATCGG GTATCTGTCATATTAGAAACCTTTCAGGACATCTCCCTGCCAATCCCAGGTAAAGAAGACCTGGCCAAGCTCCATTCCTCCACACATCAGACTTCACTGGCCAAGGCCGGCTCCTGTGGGGAAGCGTACGCACCTCAGGGCTGGGTATCGTTTGTGATGGAATATATAAAAAG GTTTGTTGTCTCCTGCTCTCCTAGCTGGTTTTGGGGTCCTGTGGTAACCCTGCAAGACTGCCTGGCTGCTTTTTTTGCAAGAGACGAGCTCAAGG GGGATAACatgtacagctgtgaaaaatgcaAAAA GTTAAGAAACGGAGTTAAATTCTGCAAAGTACAGAGTCTTCCAGAG ATTTTATGCATTCACTTGAAGAGATTCAGACATGAGCTCATGTTCTCAACCAAAATTGGCACCCATGTGTCCTTCCCTCTGGAGGGCCTGGACCTGCAGCCGTTTCTCGCCAAGGACTGCGCTGCTCAGACCACCTCCTACGACTTGCTGTCAGTCATCTGCCACCATGGGACAGCCAGCA GTGGTCATTACATAGCTTACTGCAGAAATGATCTGAACAGCCAGTGGTACGAGTTTGATGATCAGAGTGTCACCGAGGTGTCAGAATCCAGTGTCCAGAACGCGGAGGCATATGTGCTCTTTTACAA AAAGAGCAATGAAGAGGCCCAGAAAGAGCGGCGGAAAGTCTCCAGCCTTCTGAACATGATGGAGCCAAGTCTGCTGCAGTTCTACATCTCCCGCCAGTGGCTGAATAAGTTTAAGACATTTGCTGAGCCTGGCCCAATTTCCAACAATGATTTCCTCTGTGCTCATGGAG GTGTACCACCTCATAAATCTGCATATATTGAAGATATTGTTTTAATGCTGCCACAGAATGTATGGGACCATCTATACAGCAG GTATGGAGGAGGACCAGCTGTTAACCATCTGTATGTGTGTCACACTTGCCAGTCTGAGATTGAGAAactagaaaaaagaagaaaaatagaaCTGGATATGTTTGTTCGG CTGAACAAAGCATTCCAGGAAGAGGAAGCCCCTGCAGTCATTTATTGCATCAGCATGCACTGGTTCAGAGAGTGGGAGGGATTTGTCAAAGGCAAGGACAATG AGCCTCCTGGCCCGGTTGATAATACAAAGATTGCTGTGAACAAGAGTGGTCATATTGCATTAAAGCAAG GAGCGGATTCTGGACAGATCTCCGAAGAAACCTGGAACTTCCTGCACTCTATCTACGGCGGGGGTCCAGAGGTTACTTTGCGCCCCAATATTGCGCATCAAGAATCTGAAACCTCCCAAGCAGAAGAGAAAATCGAGATGGAGACCCGTGCCATGTAG
- the LOC117417118 gene encoding ubiquitin carboxyl-terminal hydrolase 33-like isoform X6: MSPIGNDCPHLESVGEITKEELIQKSHGKCQDCKVGGPNLWACLENGCAYVGCGESHADHSTVHSQDTRHNLTVNLTTLRVWCYACGKEVFLERKLGPRSPASSTKPHTLIQNHVQDTKVPGSPALKLPQAAVFDDLDTEMEEDEFRTRGLTGLKNIGNTCYMNAALQALSNCPPLTQFFVDCGGLVRTDKKPALCKSYQKLVSDIWHKNRPGYVVPTNLFQGIKAVNPMFRGYSQQDSQEFLRCLMDQLHEELKEGQGELDEGPPAISMDENMEEDKSQSDNDFQSCESCGSSDKAESETNVKLLTEGAVEAEMLISDEVKNHVNNKDWQKEKNLINKLYRASSSEDLDKDIDTAAEATPIISNQGTVKVQIQSRLSDCFPDVHVNSSSRPHSPLPNEGIHSKLSSSPPKSTSVWPSSHKKGAPFSSPKKTTQKKYRSVISDVFDGTIVSSVQCLTCDRVSVILETFQDISLPIPGKEDLAKLHSSTHQTSLAKAGSCGEAYAPQGWVSFVMEYIKSWFWGPVVTLQDCLAAFFARDELKGDNMYSCEKCKKLRNGVKFCKVQSLPEILCIHLKRFRHELMFSTKIGTHVSFPLEGLDLQPFLAKDCAAQTTSYDLLSVICHHGTASIGGHYIAYCRNDLNSQWYEFDDQSVTEVSESSVQNAEAYVLFYKKSNEEAQKERRKVSSLLNMMEPSLLQFYISRQWLNKFKTFAEPGPISNNDFLCAHGGVPPHKSAYIEDIVLMLPQNVWDHLYSRYGGGPAVNHLYVCHTCQSEIEKLEKRRKIELDMFVRLNKAFQEEEAPAVIYCISMHWFREWEGFVKGKDNEPPGPVDNTKIAVNKSGHIALKQGADSGQISEETWNFLHSIYGGGPEVTLRPNIAHQESETSQAEEKIEMETRAM, from the exons GACACCCGGCATAACCTGACTGTGAATCTCACCACTCTGCGAGTCTGGTGCTACGCCTGTGGAAAAGAGGTGTTTCTGGAGAGAAAGCTTGGACCCCGCTCCCCGGCATCATCCACTAAACCACACACACTGATTCAAAATCATGTGCAG GATACCAAAGTCCCTGGGAGCCCAGCACTGAAGCTCCCTCAGGCAGCTGTCTTTGATGACCTAGATACTGAGATGGAAGAAGATGAATTCAGAACAAGAG GTCTCACTGGATTGAAGAACATTGGGAACACGTGTTATATGAACGCAGCTCTCCAGGCACTTTCAAACTG CCCGCCTTTGACCCAGTTTTTTGTGGACTGCGGTGGTTTGGTGCGCACTGACAAGAAGCCAGCTCTGTGTAAGAGCTATCAGAAGCTGGTTTCAGACATCTGGCACAAGAACAG ACCTGGATATGTTGTTCCAACTAACTTGTTCCAAGGAATAAAGGCAGTTAATCCAATGTTTCGTGGATATTCACAGCAG GACTCACAGGAATTTCTGCGCTGTCTGATGGACCAGCTTCACGAGGAGCTGAAGGAGGGCCAGGGGGAGCTGGACGAGGGACCTCCGGCCATCAGCATGGACGAGAACATGGAGGAGGACAAAAGCCAGTCCGACAACGACTTCCAGTCCTGTGAGTCGTGCGGGAGCAGCGACAAGGCCGAGAGTGAGACCAATGTCAAGCTGCTCACAGAAGGGGCCGTTGAGGCTGAGATGCTCATCTCCGATGAGGTGAAGAACCACGTGAATAATAAAGACTGGCAGAAAGAGAAGAACCTCATTAACAAGCTGTACCGAGCCAGCTCGTCCGAGGACTTGGATAAAGACATTGACACGGCGGCTGAAGCCACCCCCATCATCAGCAACCAGGGAACCGTCAAAGTGCAGATACAGAGCAGGCTGTCAG acTGTTTCCCTGATGTGCACGTAAACAGTTCCTCAAGGCCCCACAGCCCCTTGCCCAATGAAGGAATCCATTCTAAACTTTCCAGTAGCCCCCCGAAATCTACTTCTGTCTGGCCATCTTCACACAAGAAAG GTGCACCATTTTCCTCTCCGAAGAAGACGACGCAGAAAAAGTACAGGAGTGTAATTTCTGATGTGTTTGACGGCACTATCGTCAGCTCAGTGCAGTGTCTGACCTGCGATCGG GTATCTGTCATATTAGAAACCTTTCAGGACATCTCCCTGCCAATCCCAGGTAAAGAAGACCTGGCCAAGCTCCATTCCTCCACACATCAGACTTCACTGGCCAAGGCCGGCTCCTGTGGGGAAGCGTACGCACCTCAGGGCTGGGTATCGTTTGTGATGGAATATATAAAAAG CTGGTTTTGGGGTCCTGTGGTAACCCTGCAAGACTGCCTGGCTGCTTTTTTTGCAAGAGACGAGCTCAAGG GGGATAACatgtacagctgtgaaaaatgcaAAAA GTTAAGAAACGGAGTTAAATTCTGCAAAGTACAGAGTCTTCCAGAG ATTTTATGCATTCACTTGAAGAGATTCAGACATGAGCTCATGTTCTCAACCAAAATTGGCACCCATGTGTCCTTCCCTCTGGAGGGCCTGGACCTGCAGCCGTTTCTCGCCAAGGACTGCGCTGCTCAGACCACCTCCTACGACTTGCTGTCAGTCATCTGCCACCATGGGACAGCCAGCA TAGGTGGTCATTACATAGCTTACTGCAGAAATGATCTGAACAGCCAGTGGTACGAGTTTGATGATCAGAGTGTCACCGAGGTGTCAGAATCCAGTGTCCAGAACGCGGAGGCATATGTGCTCTTTTACAA AAAGAGCAATGAAGAGGCCCAGAAAGAGCGGCGGAAAGTCTCCAGCCTTCTGAACATGATGGAGCCAAGTCTGCTGCAGTTCTACATCTCCCGCCAGTGGCTGAATAAGTTTAAGACATTTGCTGAGCCTGGCCCAATTTCCAACAATGATTTCCTCTGTGCTCATGGAG GTGTACCACCTCATAAATCTGCATATATTGAAGATATTGTTTTAATGCTGCCACAGAATGTATGGGACCATCTATACAGCAG GTATGGAGGAGGACCAGCTGTTAACCATCTGTATGTGTGTCACACTTGCCAGTCTGAGATTGAGAAactagaaaaaagaagaaaaatagaaCTGGATATGTTTGTTCGG CTGAACAAAGCATTCCAGGAAGAGGAAGCCCCTGCAGTCATTTATTGCATCAGCATGCACTGGTTCAGAGAGTGGGAGGGATTTGTCAAAGGCAAGGACAATG AGCCTCCTGGCCCGGTTGATAATACAAAGATTGCTGTGAACAAGAGTGGTCATATTGCATTAAAGCAAG GAGCGGATTCTGGACAGATCTCCGAAGAAACCTGGAACTTCCTGCACTCTATCTACGGCGGGGGTCCAGAGGTTACTTTGCGCCCCAATATTGCGCATCAAGAATCTGAAACCTCCCAAGCAGAAGAGAAAATCGAGATGGAGACCCGTGCCATGTAG
- the LOC117417118 gene encoding ubiquitin carboxyl-terminal hydrolase 33-like isoform X4, protein MSPIGNDCPHLESVGEITKEELIQKSHGKCQDCKVGGPNLWACLENGCAYVGCGESHADHSTVHSQDTRHNLTVNLTTLRVWCYACGKEVFLERKLGPRSPASSTKPHTLIQNHVQDTKVPGSPALKLPQAAVFDDLDTEMEEDEFRTRGSRISFPLGLTGLKNIGNTCYMNAALQALSNCPPLTQFFVDCGGLVRTDKKPALCKSYQKLVSDIWHKNRPGYVVPTNLFQGIKAVNPMFRGYSQQDSQEFLRCLMDQLHEELKEGQGELDEGPPAISMDENMEEDKSQSDNDFQSCESCGSSDKAESETNVKLLTEGAVEAEMLISDEVKNHVNNKDWQKEKNLINKLYRASSSEDLDKDIDTAAEATPIISNQGTVKVQIQSRLSDCFPDVHVNSSSRPHSPLPNEGIHSKLSSSPPKSTSVWPSSHKKGAPFSSPKKTTQKKYRSVISDVFDGTIVSSVQCLTCDRVSVILETFQDISLPIPGKEDLAKLHSSTHQTSLAKAGSCGEAYAPQGWVSFVMEYIKSWFWGPVVTLQDCLAAFFARDELKGDNMYSCEKCKKLRNGVKFCKVQSLPEILCIHLKRFRHELMFSTKIGTHVSFPLEGLDLQPFLAKDCAAQTTSYDLLSVICHHGTASIGGHYIAYCRNDLNSQWYEFDDQSVTEVSESSVQNAEAYVLFYKKSNEEAQKERRKVSSLLNMMEPSLLQFYISRQWLNKFKTFAEPGPISNNDFLCAHGGVPPHKSAYIEDIVLMLPQNVWDHLYSRYGGGPAVNHLYVCHTCQSEIEKLEKRRKIELDMFVRLNKAFQEEEAPAVIYCISMHWFREWEGFVKGKDNEPPGPVDNTKIAVNKSGHIALKQGADSGQISEETWNFLHSIYGGGPEVTLRPNIAHQESETSQAEEKIEMETRAM, encoded by the exons GACACCCGGCATAACCTGACTGTGAATCTCACCACTCTGCGAGTCTGGTGCTACGCCTGTGGAAAAGAGGTGTTTCTGGAGAGAAAGCTTGGACCCCGCTCCCCGGCATCATCCACTAAACCACACACACTGATTCAAAATCATGTGCAG GATACCAAAGTCCCTGGGAGCCCAGCACTGAAGCTCCCTCAGGCAGCTGTCTTTGATGACCTAGATACTGAGATGGAAGAAGATGAATTCAGAACAAGAGGTAGTCGCATATCATTTCCACTTg GTCTCACTGGATTGAAGAACATTGGGAACACGTGTTATATGAACGCAGCTCTCCAGGCACTTTCAAACTG CCCGCCTTTGACCCAGTTTTTTGTGGACTGCGGTGGTTTGGTGCGCACTGACAAGAAGCCAGCTCTGTGTAAGAGCTATCAGAAGCTGGTTTCAGACATCTGGCACAAGAACAG ACCTGGATATGTTGTTCCAACTAACTTGTTCCAAGGAATAAAGGCAGTTAATCCAATGTTTCGTGGATATTCACAGCAG GACTCACAGGAATTTCTGCGCTGTCTGATGGACCAGCTTCACGAGGAGCTGAAGGAGGGCCAGGGGGAGCTGGACGAGGGACCTCCGGCCATCAGCATGGACGAGAACATGGAGGAGGACAAAAGCCAGTCCGACAACGACTTCCAGTCCTGTGAGTCGTGCGGGAGCAGCGACAAGGCCGAGAGTGAGACCAATGTCAAGCTGCTCACAGAAGGGGCCGTTGAGGCTGAGATGCTCATCTCCGATGAGGTGAAGAACCACGTGAATAATAAAGACTGGCAGAAAGAGAAGAACCTCATTAACAAGCTGTACCGAGCCAGCTCGTCCGAGGACTTGGATAAAGACATTGACACGGCGGCTGAAGCCACCCCCATCATCAGCAACCAGGGAACCGTCAAAGTGCAGATACAGAGCAGGCTGTCAG acTGTTTCCCTGATGTGCACGTAAACAGTTCCTCAAGGCCCCACAGCCCCTTGCCCAATGAAGGAATCCATTCTAAACTTTCCAGTAGCCCCCCGAAATCTACTTCTGTCTGGCCATCTTCACACAAGAAAG GTGCACCATTTTCCTCTCCGAAGAAGACGACGCAGAAAAAGTACAGGAGTGTAATTTCTGATGTGTTTGACGGCACTATCGTCAGCTCAGTGCAGTGTCTGACCTGCGATCGG GTATCTGTCATATTAGAAACCTTTCAGGACATCTCCCTGCCAATCCCAGGTAAAGAAGACCTGGCCAAGCTCCATTCCTCCACACATCAGACTTCACTGGCCAAGGCCGGCTCCTGTGGGGAAGCGTACGCACCTCAGGGCTGGGTATCGTTTGTGATGGAATATATAAAAAG CTGGTTTTGGGGTCCTGTGGTAACCCTGCAAGACTGCCTGGCTGCTTTTTTTGCAAGAGACGAGCTCAAGG GGGATAACatgtacagctgtgaaaaatgcaAAAA GTTAAGAAACGGAGTTAAATTCTGCAAAGTACAGAGTCTTCCAGAG ATTTTATGCATTCACTTGAAGAGATTCAGACATGAGCTCATGTTCTCAACCAAAATTGGCACCCATGTGTCCTTCCCTCTGGAGGGCCTGGACCTGCAGCCGTTTCTCGCCAAGGACTGCGCTGCTCAGACCACCTCCTACGACTTGCTGTCAGTCATCTGCCACCATGGGACAGCCAGCA TAGGTGGTCATTACATAGCTTACTGCAGAAATGATCTGAACAGCCAGTGGTACGAGTTTGATGATCAGAGTGTCACCGAGGTGTCAGAATCCAGTGTCCAGAACGCGGAGGCATATGTGCTCTTTTACAA AAAGAGCAATGAAGAGGCCCAGAAAGAGCGGCGGAAAGTCTCCAGCCTTCTGAACATGATGGAGCCAAGTCTGCTGCAGTTCTACATCTCCCGCCAGTGGCTGAATAAGTTTAAGACATTTGCTGAGCCTGGCCCAATTTCCAACAATGATTTCCTCTGTGCTCATGGAG GTGTACCACCTCATAAATCTGCATATATTGAAGATATTGTTTTAATGCTGCCACAGAATGTATGGGACCATCTATACAGCAG GTATGGAGGAGGACCAGCTGTTAACCATCTGTATGTGTGTCACACTTGCCAGTCTGAGATTGAGAAactagaaaaaagaagaaaaatagaaCTGGATATGTTTGTTCGG CTGAACAAAGCATTCCAGGAAGAGGAAGCCCCTGCAGTCATTTATTGCATCAGCATGCACTGGTTCAGAGAGTGGGAGGGATTTGTCAAAGGCAAGGACAATG AGCCTCCTGGCCCGGTTGATAATACAAAGATTGCTGTGAACAAGAGTGGTCATATTGCATTAAAGCAAG GAGCGGATTCTGGACAGATCTCCGAAGAAACCTGGAACTTCCTGCACTCTATCTACGGCGGGGGTCCAGAGGTTACTTTGCGCCCCAATATTGCGCATCAAGAATCTGAAACCTCCCAAGCAGAAGAGAAAATCGAGATGGAGACCCGTGCCATGTAG
- the LOC117417118 gene encoding ubiquitin carboxyl-terminal hydrolase 33-like isoform X5: protein MSPIGNDCPHLESVGEITKEELIQKSHGKCQDCKVGGPNLWACLENGCAYVGCGESHADHSTVHSQDTRHNLTVNLTTLRVWCYACGKEVFLERKLGPRSPASSTKPHTLIQNHVQDTKVPGSPALKLPQAAVFDDLDTEMEEDEFRTRGLTGLKNIGNTCYMNAALQALSNCPPLTQFFVDCGGLVRTDKKPALCKSYQKLVSDIWHKNRPGYVVPTNLFQGIKAVNPMFRGYSQQDSQEFLRCLMDQLHEELKEGQGELDEGPPAISMDENMEEDKSQSDNDFQSCESCGSSDKAESETNVKLLTEGAVEAEMLISDEVKNHVNNKDWQKEKNLINKLYRASSSEDLDKDIDTAAEATPIISNQGTVKVQIQSRLSDCFPDVHVNSSSRPHSPLPNEGIHSKLSSSPPKSTSVWPSSHKKGAPFSSPKKTTQKKYRSVISDVFDGTIVSSVQCLTCDRVSVILETFQDISLPIPGKEDLAKLHSSTHQTSLAKAGSCGEAYAPQGWVSFVMEYIKRFVVSCSPSWFWGPVVTLQDCLAAFFARDELKGDNMYSCEKCKKLRNGVKFCKVQSLPEILCIHLKRFRHELMFSTKIGTHVSFPLEGLDLQPFLAKDCAAQTTSYDLLSVICHHGTASSGHYIAYCRNDLNSQWYEFDDQSVTEVSESSVQNAEAYVLFYKKSNEEAQKERRKVSSLLNMMEPSLLQFYISRQWLNKFKTFAEPGPISNNDFLCAHGGVPPHKSAYIEDIVLMLPQNVWDHLYSRYGGGPAVNHLYVCHTCQSEIEKLEKRRKIELDMFVRLNKAFQEEEAPAVIYCISMHWFREWEGFVKGKDNEPPGPVDNTKIAVNKSGHIALKQGADSGQISEETWNFLHSIYGGGPEVTLRPNIAHQESETSQAEEKIEMETRAM, encoded by the exons GACACCCGGCATAACCTGACTGTGAATCTCACCACTCTGCGAGTCTGGTGCTACGCCTGTGGAAAAGAGGTGTTTCTGGAGAGAAAGCTTGGACCCCGCTCCCCGGCATCATCCACTAAACCACACACACTGATTCAAAATCATGTGCAG GATACCAAAGTCCCTGGGAGCCCAGCACTGAAGCTCCCTCAGGCAGCTGTCTTTGATGACCTAGATACTGAGATGGAAGAAGATGAATTCAGAACAAGAG GTCTCACTGGATTGAAGAACATTGGGAACACGTGTTATATGAACGCAGCTCTCCAGGCACTTTCAAACTG CCCGCCTTTGACCCAGTTTTTTGTGGACTGCGGTGGTTTGGTGCGCACTGACAAGAAGCCAGCTCTGTGTAAGAGCTATCAGAAGCTGGTTTCAGACATCTGGCACAAGAACAG ACCTGGATATGTTGTTCCAACTAACTTGTTCCAAGGAATAAAGGCAGTTAATCCAATGTTTCGTGGATATTCACAGCAG GACTCACAGGAATTTCTGCGCTGTCTGATGGACCAGCTTCACGAGGAGCTGAAGGAGGGCCAGGGGGAGCTGGACGAGGGACCTCCGGCCATCAGCATGGACGAGAACATGGAGGAGGACAAAAGCCAGTCCGACAACGACTTCCAGTCCTGTGAGTCGTGCGGGAGCAGCGACAAGGCCGAGAGTGAGACCAATGTCAAGCTGCTCACAGAAGGGGCCGTTGAGGCTGAGATGCTCATCTCCGATGAGGTGAAGAACCACGTGAATAATAAAGACTGGCAGAAAGAGAAGAACCTCATTAACAAGCTGTACCGAGCCAGCTCGTCCGAGGACTTGGATAAAGACATTGACACGGCGGCTGAAGCCACCCCCATCATCAGCAACCAGGGAACCGTCAAAGTGCAGATACAGAGCAGGCTGTCAG acTGTTTCCCTGATGTGCACGTAAACAGTTCCTCAAGGCCCCACAGCCCCTTGCCCAATGAAGGAATCCATTCTAAACTTTCCAGTAGCCCCCCGAAATCTACTTCTGTCTGGCCATCTTCACACAAGAAAG GTGCACCATTTTCCTCTCCGAAGAAGACGACGCAGAAAAAGTACAGGAGTGTAATTTCTGATGTGTTTGACGGCACTATCGTCAGCTCAGTGCAGTGTCTGACCTGCGATCGG GTATCTGTCATATTAGAAACCTTTCAGGACATCTCCCTGCCAATCCCAGGTAAAGAAGACCTGGCCAAGCTCCATTCCTCCACACATCAGACTTCACTGGCCAAGGCCGGCTCCTGTGGGGAAGCGTACGCACCTCAGGGCTGGGTATCGTTTGTGATGGAATATATAAAAAG GTTTGTTGTCTCCTGCTCTCCTAGCTGGTTTTGGGGTCCTGTGGTAACCCTGCAAGACTGCCTGGCTGCTTTTTTTGCAAGAGACGAGCTCAAGG GGGATAACatgtacagctgtgaaaaatgcaAAAA GTTAAGAAACGGAGTTAAATTCTGCAAAGTACAGAGTCTTCCAGAG ATTTTATGCATTCACTTGAAGAGATTCAGACATGAGCTCATGTTCTCAACCAAAATTGGCACCCATGTGTCCTTCCCTCTGGAGGGCCTGGACCTGCAGCCGTTTCTCGCCAAGGACTGCGCTGCTCAGACCACCTCCTACGACTTGCTGTCAGTCATCTGCCACCATGGGACAGCCAGCA GTGGTCATTACATAGCTTACTGCAGAAATGATCTGAACAGCCAGTGGTACGAGTTTGATGATCAGAGTGTCACCGAGGTGTCAGAATCCAGTGTCCAGAACGCGGAGGCATATGTGCTCTTTTACAA AAAGAGCAATGAAGAGGCCCAGAAAGAGCGGCGGAAAGTCTCCAGCCTTCTGAACATGATGGAGCCAAGTCTGCTGCAGTTCTACATCTCCCGCCAGTGGCTGAATAAGTTTAAGACATTTGCTGAGCCTGGCCCAATTTCCAACAATGATTTCCTCTGTGCTCATGGAG GTGTACCACCTCATAAATCTGCATATATTGAAGATATTGTTTTAATGCTGCCACAGAATGTATGGGACCATCTATACAGCAG GTATGGAGGAGGACCAGCTGTTAACCATCTGTATGTGTGTCACACTTGCCAGTCTGAGATTGAGAAactagaaaaaagaagaaaaatagaaCTGGATATGTTTGTTCGG CTGAACAAAGCATTCCAGGAAGAGGAAGCCCCTGCAGTCATTTATTGCATCAGCATGCACTGGTTCAGAGAGTGGGAGGGATTTGTCAAAGGCAAGGACAATG AGCCTCCTGGCCCGGTTGATAATACAAAGATTGCTGTGAACAAGAGTGGTCATATTGCATTAAAGCAAG GAGCGGATTCTGGACAGATCTCCGAAGAAACCTGGAACTTCCTGCACTCTATCTACGGCGGGGGTCCAGAGGTTACTTTGCGCCCCAATATTGCGCATCAAGAATCTGAAACCTCCCAAGCAGAAGAGAAAATCGAGATGGAGACCCGTGCCATGTAG